The DNA window CGAGCTCTGAATTCGAGAGGAAGCAACGAAGGCGCGCTGCACGAAGCCTGAGAGTCAACCACATAATAATAGAAGGGAAAACCGTTCGAGAGGTTAACATTTCATAATCTAAACATAATTATGTGAATACACAAGCCGCAACTCAGAATTACGGGCAAGTTCTTCAAGCAGGTCGATTGCGTAAGTGTAGTACAATCACACAAGCCCTTCAACGTTTGTGTTCGCGAAACAGGAGACGGTTGCCTTTTCCGCGCGAACCTCGCCGCCGACAGGTCGAAATGTCGCGATCTTTATTCCGAAGCCGGCTTGAGGCTTAACCTTGCTTCACTGTGGCTTTCCACGTCTTGACGCGTTGTCCAGGCGGGATGGTAGCCGCCTTTCAAGTAGAGATCGATCTGATCCGCGTAATGTGGACTGCCCAGGTGCCCCGATTCCCCGGTGGGCAGAACGTGAAGCGCTGTTTCAGGATTCGATAGATCTACGATCATACGCTGGGATACTCCATGAATCGCAGCATAGGGATGGGCGTTGTCATACTGCTTCTTGTCCACCGTGTGGTTGCTCCCGTCCACCGGGAACGGGCCCAGATTGAAGAAACGATCCAGCAGGACTTTCTTCCCGAGCACGTGTTCAAAGGTGAGCGTGTGAATTCGTCCCCACGACCAGTCTTCTACCTTGTCGCCGACGAGTCCTTCCAGCTCGACAAAGGCTTGTTCAGCAGCGGCTGAAATGATGTCATCCATGGTTTCCGTTTGGGGGGTTTTGGCGTCGTCGAACCAGGGTGAGGCGCCGTTTCGGATCATGGCTGTCATGGCCCGGTATGGAAACCCCGGTGTGCTCAGATAGTCTTTGAAAAGAGGCTCTCCCAATTCGTCCATGAAGGTCTTTTCCAGCATGTTGCGCAGGATCGCTTCGAAAAGACACGCTCCGACGCTTTCTTTGGACATGACGAAGTCCCATTCCGCCAGGAGTTTTACGGCCTTTTGGGACTTGTCGCTCGTCAGACCGGCCGTAACGGCTTGGATCAGTTTCGGGGTAACGTCCTTGGCGACTTGAGAATAGGCGTCCATCTGCATCCGTTTCATGTCTTCCACGGACAAGGTCTTTGAGCCGCCGATCATGTCGTGGATCCGGTAAATCCGATCTGACGGCTCCCAGTAGCGGCTGATCTCGTACGGGTAGCCTTTTCCCGTTAGCTTGCTGTTGGCCGTGGCGATGAAGCCCTCAGCGGGGTTGATGAGGTGGGGCTTTTCCTCGAACGGAACGAATCCTTCCCACTCGTATTCTCCGGACCAGCCGGGAACCGGCAGAAGGCCGTCCCCCTTAGGACGTCTGGGAATGGCGGCGCAACACCAGTAGCCTATGTTTCCGGCGTCGTCGGCAAAGACAAAATTGAGGCCGGGCAATTCCCAGTGCGCCAGAGCTTTCCTGATGTCATGGATGCTTTCGGCCTTGAGCAGCAGGTAGGCGGCACGGAACGGCTGAGGCCTTTCGGCAAAGGTCCATCTCGCTGAAACGACCGGCTCTCCCTCGACGGGCTCCGCAGGGTTTATAACCGGCCCGTGGCGGGTCAAACGGATCTTGATCCTTTCGGAAGATTTCCCCTTGACATGGATTTCCTCCTCCACGGTTTCCATATCTTCCCAGTGGTCTATGTACCAGTATTGATTGGGATTCTCCGGACGGATCTTCTCGATGTAGAAATCCACGTCATCCACCATCACATTGGTGATGCCCCAGGCCACATGACGGTTGTGCCCTGCGGACACCCCGGGCACGCCGGGGACGCAGAAACCGGCGGCATGGATCGTGGGACATTCCAGATGCACTTCCCACCAGAAAGAGGGATTGGACAGGCCTAAATGGGTGTCGTTGGCGAGAAGAGGCTTTCCCGTTACGGAGCGCCGGCCGGACACTGCCCAGTTGTTGCTTGCGCATGAAAAAGAAAGGCCCGAAAGACGTTGAGCGGATCTCATGATTTTCTGATGAATTCTATTGAGCCGGGCGAGGGGAATGGAGGCATCGGGAACGATCAAGGGCGCACTGTCGGGCCATCCGGGGAACGCTTCCTCGAACTTAAGCTTTCCCACCCGATCCAATACCTCCGAGGCGGTCAGATCCACCTTCCAACCGGAACTCAATGCCCAGTTGACGACCTTCAGAATGGGGAGGAAATCGAGTTCCATCCAAGGTTCGGGTCGATAGCCCAGTAATATGAACTCGGGAGGAAGACGATCGCGGTGCGTGTCTATGTAGGCGTTAGCGCCGCTCGCAAAGGAGCGGGCGAGGGGGACAAGCTCGGGAAGGATTTCTTTCTTCATGCCTTTGGCGGTCAGCATCCTGAAATACCGATCCACTCCGATGAAATCTTCGCCGAACAGTTCGGATACCCGGCCGCTTCCCAGGCGGCGGTGGAATTCCATCTGCCACAATCGATCCTGGGCCATGGCGTAGCCCATGGCTAAAAAGAGATCGGATTCGTTTTGGGCGTAGATATGGGGTATTCCGTAGTTGTCCCGTATGATTTCGACCGGGAGTTCCAGGCCCGCGCAGACGATTTCCCCATCGATTCGGGAGAGACTTCTCGAGAGGGTATATTGGATCCAGAGATAGCCTCCTCCGGCAATCAGAAGGCAGAGGCATACCAAGCCAAGCGCGATGAATGTGATTCTTCTCCTCACAGCCTGCTCCTTGCGTGCCGGCCCCGGATCCGCTCGACACATTAAATTCATGGGGTTCGAAGACCGGGTAAGAATCCGTTATCCCAGGACGTCCGTAAGGCGATGAGGGACGAACAGCCTTTGGTTCGTTCGAGGCCGGGCCCGCGAAGTTCCGTCGGGTTGAAGAGCTTCTGTGGGATATTTCTCCGCTTCATCGGGAAGTGTCCATGGGGTATGTAATGGAATCGGACCCCTTATTCCTCCATGTATTCTCCCGGACGCGGCCGGATCCGGGGAGTTGTCTTGACACTTCCGGCCTGTTAAATTATCATCTTCTCCACATTGCATCACATGTTGAACACCAGGATGTTGCGGGTACAGATGATCGTGTATCAATACTTGCGGGCTCAAGCGGCATTTTGGCATGGGCGACGCTAAGGTGACACTCGAATACCTTCTGGCCTCCCCGATATACCTTTGAAATTACCACGAAAAGTCCAGCCTCGCAAGCAAGATCGGCCGCACGAGGTATTGAAGACCCGGTCCAGTCCGGCGTTTACATCCCACCAATCCGTCCGGGTGGAAACGCCTTCCGCGCACAGGAACATCTTGACTGCACGCAACACCGGTCCGATGCTCTTACCGTCAGGGCGTATATCGAGGGGAGATCCATTGCATCCGTTTTGGGAGAGCCCGGCGATGAAAGGAAGAGGCCCTATCGCTCCGATATGCCGGGTGGCGTGCTTGTGGGTGGTTATCAGCGTCCTGGCTGCCGTTGGCGTGGGACTGTGGTGTCCGGTTTCGATGGCGGAGACCGGGGAAGCCTGGCTGGAGAGAGTCCGGGGAGAGCAGACCGGCGTCGACTTCTCGGATGTGGCCCTCAAATTTCCTCGTTTCAAGACCATTGTGCTTCTGGTATTTCAGCCGAAGCTCGATTTCGAGCGCTTGATCCGTCTGTTGGATCTGGGCGTTCAGCCTTTGGGAGATGACTCATCGAATTTGCTCGGGCGGAGTTGGGCCGTTTGCCACACCCGAGCCGCCCGCCTGGATGAAATCAAACGTTCGGGCGTGGCGCGGGAAGTGATACCTCTTACGCGGTTCAGGATGAGCGGGATTTACCGCATCCACTTTAAGATCGTGGAACCGGAATTCAACGGCCCCATTTCGTTTCGCGTATCGGCGCCGCGCGAGGGATTCGGGAAAACGCTCCTTGCCGCGGAGGAGCATGTCCGGCCGGACCTGCCGTTGTCATTGGCTGTCGATGACGCGGGGAACCGGTGGTTCGAAGTGCGGATTCCCGATGCGCGTCATGATCAATCCGTTCATTTCGATTTCTTTTTCAGGTATCAAGTCGATGTCGGACAACTCCTGGAGCACGCTCTTCCCATGGCGCCGGGGGGAGAGGGAGGAGACCCGCCGGACGGGCATCCAGCTCTGTCATATCTTGCCTCCTCCCCGAAAATCGATGCCACCTTACCGGAAATCAGGTCACTGGCGGCTCGGATCTTCGGAGACGAAAAAGATCCTCGAACGATATACTTGAGGTTGAACGACTACCTTCAGCAGACGGTTAGGTACGATTCCGTCAAACGAGAGCAGTTTTTCGGAGGGATGAAAGTGTATCGAACGATGGCGGAGTGGCGGGGGTGGGTGTCTACATCCGTGACACCGACGGGAATACCCCTGGTGGTGGATCCGGGCGAGCGCCATGAGCCGTTTGTGCGTTGGGATCCGGCCGTGGCCGTGCAGACCACCCTGTGGTCGGGCAGCACAAGCATCGATTTAGAGGGACCAAATGAGTAGTATCGAATTCGCCGATCTGTCAATCAGACCGTTGACCGATGAAGACTACCCGCAGGTGGACCTGCTCTTCCAGGAGTACCCCCATAAAGACTTCCAACTCAGGCAATTGAACATTCCGAAACGCAAAATGGCGGAATTTCTCAAAACCACGCTGGCGGACCCGGAATTGGAGAGCGCTTGTCTCCGGCAAGGACAACGTCTTTCGGGGCTGATCAGTGCACGAAGTTTGCCGTGGATGTCGGAGATGTTCGGAGCCAGGATGTTCGCCATACAGCACTTTCTAACTCGCCTGGACAGTGTCGCCTACCTGAAGACCATGCTGCGGTATCTCCTCGATCACATGACAACCGCCGACTTCTTGGACTGCCGGGTGGCGAACGGCGATACGAACGCCATCCAAGCCCTCGAGGACAACGGGTTCCGATTCGTTGGAAACGAGGTGTATCTCGCGCGATCGCTCATCGAGTCGCCGGCGCCCGACGAATACGGCGACAACAACTGTGTATCATGCCCCGAGCAATTGCAGAACCAGGTGATCGATCTGGTCCGGAATACTCATTTCCACAACCGTTTCATGTACGACCCGGAAGTTTCCGAGCATGACGCTGCCGAGATATATAAGCAGTATCTTTCGGGTTTTGCGTTCAAGAAAGACTTCCGTTCCCGGATTGTGCTTCGTGAGGGTCAGGTCGAGGGCTTTATCCTGTACCGATTTAACGCCGCGTTTTCCAAGGCCGTGGGCGGAAATTACGCGAGTTTGGACTTCATCGGCGTCAATCCGAACAATCGAAGCGCCGGCTTGGGCGAGGAACTCAACAAGGCGGCGCTCTACGATTTGGCCAAGGCGGGCGCTACGCACGTCGTAGTCAGAACTTTCGGAAGCAATTACCCAGCCGTCCGGATATGCCATAAGGTGGGGTTCAAGATCACCTCCTCGGACCTTCATTTTCATCTCTGGTTGCGGCCCAAATATGACAGCAGAAGAAACGAGAAGGTGGGGCCGAGTCCCGCATCGGGTCTCGGCGAACTCGAGCGAAAAACTTCACTGTAAACGAAACCGGAATATTACCCTATTGGGAGGATCTCCATGAATGTTACGAACCTGAAACATCTGGAAAAACTCGAAATGACCCTGGAAGGGGCCAAGAACGTGGCCAAGCAGGTGCCCATATCCAAAGACCACGGCTCGCCCAATTTTTCGCTCCGCGTGTTTACGATCTCGCCCAACGGGCACACGCCTTTTCATTCACACCCATTCGAGCATCTGAACTATATTATAGAGGGGGAAGGCGTCATTGTCTCGGAAAGCGGCGAAGAACGGCCTGTTGGAAAAGGGGATTTCGCCTTGATCTTGCCTGATGAAAAGCATCGGTACAAGAACACTTCGCCCACGAACGCCTTTGTAATGATCTGTGCGGTTCCCAAAGAGTACGAGTAGTTTCTCAAGATAGTATGGTATGATTCCTGAAATCTCTTATTCATCGCATACACGCAAACACCATCGATTGTGATCCGGAACCGTTGGAAACAGAAGTCTACACTGTAACTCGACTCACCAGAGAGATCAAAAACCTCTTGGAGTCCCAGTTTCCCCTCGTATGGGTTGAAGGGGAAATCTCGAATTTTCGCGTGCCGTCTTCGGGCCACTTCTACTTTGTTCTCAAAGACAAGAAAGCTCAGATTCGCGCCGTGATGTTCCATCACCAGAACCAGCTTCTGCGGTTCAGGCCGGAGGACGGGATGGCCGTGGTCTGTCTGGGCCGCCTCACGTTGTACGAACCGAGGGGGGAGTACCAGATCATACTGGAACGTCTCGAACCTCTGGGACAGGGCGCGCTTCAACTGGCATTCGAACAATTGCTGAAGAAGCTTCAGGAAGAAGGACTTTTTGACGAGTCCTTGAAGAAGCCGTTACCCTTTCTGCCTCGGCGCGTGGTGGTGATCACCTCTCCCACGGGCGCGGCCTTACGGGATTTCATTCACGTCATGGATCGCCGTTACGGCGCCATGGAGATTCTGATCTATCCCGTGAGGGTACAGGGGGCGGAAGCCGCCGGAGAGATCGCGGAAGGTCTGGACCTCGTGAATGCTCAGATCGACGCCGATGTCATCGTTCTTACCAGGGGCGGCGGCTCTCTGGAAGATCTCTGGCCGTTTAACGAAGAGGTTGTGGCGAGGGCTATCTTCCGAAGCCGCATTCCGGTGCTTTCCGCAGTAGGACATGAAATCGACTTCACGATTTCGGATTTTGTGGCGGACAAACGGGCTCCCACTCCGTCCGTGGCCGCGGAGATACTGTCTCCTTTGAAAACGGACCTGTTGGCGGCTATTGCTTCACATGCGTCGGCACTCGGTCGGACGTTGACGAACCGGTTGGTCCTGATGCGTGAACGTTTGGAAAATCTGGCGCTGAGAGTCGCGGATCCCCGTCGGCAGATCTCCGAAGGCCGGCTTCGAGTGGACGATTTTCAGGACAGGCTGGCCTTTTATCAGAGATCGCTTTTGACGTCCAGGGAGCATAGGTTAGAGACGGCGGTTCAGACGCTTCATGGGCAACGCCCCTTGGAAAAGATCGAACGGTACGGCGACCGGCTGATCGATATCCACAGACACCTGACGTTTCTTCAGGACAGACTGCTCGAACGCTGCCGGAAAGATGTGCAGCGGCTCACGGAGCGTCTCAACGGGGTCAATCCGCTGAACGTGCTCGAGCGGGGCTACAGCATCACGACTCGGTTGCCCCAGAATACCGTACTCGTGAAAGCAGGCGATGTAAAATCCGGGGACAAGGTGCGGGTGCGTTTGCATAAGGGAACCATTCGATGCTCGGTGGAGCGGGTGGAAGACAGCTGAAATTTAGCGGGAAAACGCGTTGCCGCGTGTCGGGCAGGCGCATTCGGCTGCTTCATACTTCTGGCGGATCCGTATGGTAAAAGGCAGAAAAGTGACAATGTCAAAAAAGGAGATGACTGCCGGACCGTTCGCCGGATATGTAGGGCGCATCGGAGGAGTTCTTCTGGCATTCGCTGTTCTGATGACCGTTTTGGCTGCATCGGCAGGATCGAATCCGAGTTCTCCCGAGATCGCTTGGTTTCCGGATACGCTTTATCAGGGCGCCTTGATGCGGCTCGAGGTTTCTTTTCCGCATAGGGCGGAAGGCCTATCCGGGGACTTTTTGGGGCGCGAACTGCATGTGTACCGGGATGACGACCAGGCGAACCGATGGATCGGTTTCATCGGCATCGATATCGATCAGGAGCCCGGCCCCGTTTATCTGACGCTTCGCACCAAGGATGATGTGTTTACCTCCAAGGTGCATATCCTTGAAAAGGGGTATGGAGTCCGTCGGCTCGAGATCAAGGAGAAAGAGCCGGACCCGCAAACGTTGGAGCGCATCCGGGAAGAGAGCGAGCTTTTGGAGGCTCTGTGGATCCGTGTCGATCCCACGCGATTTTGGAGGGAGTCCTTTCTTAGGCCTATTCCGGGGAAATTAACCGGCGAATTCGGTGTCAGGACGTACATAAACGGCAATAGAAGAAGTCCACACTCCGGGGTTGACTTCCGGGCCCAAAAAAATGAAAATGTAATTTGCTCGAACGACGGCAGGGTGGCTTTGGTTCGAGACCTGTATTACTCGGGAATCAGCGTTTTTGTGGATCACGGTCACAGCTTGTACACCATGTATTTCCATCTTGAACGTCCCCTCGTTCGGCAGGGAGACCGGATTCGCCGGGGAGAGGTCGTCGGTAAGGCCGGAAGCACCGGACGTTCCACCGGCGTACATCTTCACTGGGGCGCCCGTCTGAACGGGGCTCGTATCGATCCGCTTCAATTGCTCGATCGGTCGCACATGTTAAGTCACTAAACCGGATTCATTGATGCCGATCTCCGTGGGCCCTAGCGGCGCGCATCGGGCGACTCTCCGCGACATCGTAGAACATCTCCGCCGGCTGGGTCGACCTGGTTCGGGAGGCGGGAGCAGGCCTCTGCCTTCAGCGATGCGCGAAAGAGAGTACCGGGGATACAGCGGAAAAATGGAGCTGAAATAGTGGGCAAGCCAAAAAAGTTTGAAGAGGCGTTGGTCGAACTGGAAGAAATCGTCCGGAAAATGGAAGGCGCGGAATTGTCTCTCGACGATTCGTTGGAAGCCTTCGAGACCGGCGTAGGGTTGGCCCGCTATTGCAGACAGAAGCTTGACGAGGCAGAACGAAAAGTGCAAATCCTGCTGCAGGACGAGAAGGGACGTTTAAAACCCGAACCTTTTGAAGTGGACGAGTCCGAATCCGGGCACGGCAAGTGAAATGGATCTGAAGGCGTATTTAGAGGCCCGCCGGAAGCGGATTAACGAGACCCTAGAAGCGCTCCTGCCTCCAGTGGATACTTTGCAGAAGACCGTGGTTGAGGCCATGCGGTACAGTCTTTTGGCCGGCGGGAAAAGGATCCGCCCTGTCCTTTGTCTGGCGGGCGCCGAGGCAGTAGGCGGAGACTTCGACGGCATTCTGAACTTCGCGTGCGCCATAGAAATGATCCATGCCTATTCCCTGATTCACGATGACCTTCCGGCCATGGATGACGACGATTTCCGTCGGGGCCAACCGACGAATCACAAAAAATTTGGAGAGGCCGCAGCCATTTTAGCGGGTGACGGTTTGCTTACGGAAGCCTTCGCAGTGATGACCCGGCGTTTCTTATATCCGGGTGTGGATCCCTGGAATCTGCTCGAGGCTACTCAGCTCCTGGCACAGGAAGCAGGATTCCGTGGAATGGTCGGCGGGCAGGTCGTGGACATGGAGGCTGAGGACACGCAGCCATCTTTGGAACTGGTCGACTTTATGCACGCCGCCAAAACAGCGGCTCTGATACGGGCCTCGGTCGCCGGCGGGGCGATCCTTGCCGGCGGGGACCGGGCTTCGGTATCCGCTCTATCCGAATATGGCCGGTACCTCGGATTGGCGTTTCAAATTCGGGACGATCTGCTGGATGTTTTGGGAGACAGCCGTGAGCTGGGAAAGCCCGTGGGGAGCGACGAACAAAGGAAGAAGGCCACGTATCCCGCTGTCCTGGGCATAGAGGAGTCACAGAGACGGGAACGCCGGACGGTGGAACTGGCGTTAAACGCTCTGTCCGAAATGGACGCCAGGTCGGACCCTTTGCGGGCCATCGCTGAGTACCTGTTGACCCGGAATAAGTAGTCGGATCGGTCTATTCCCTTTGGTAGCGACTTCCAAAGGGTTTTTTGCGTTTTTTGTTCCCGGGAAATAGCCGTGATGGCCGTGTTACCTCAAGAGTTGTCCATTTAAGACAACGGAGTGATTCCGCTTTTTTCCGAAATTTGCCCATCGGAAGTTGGTGAACGGCGAGTAGAAGGACGGGTGATTCATGCACATTCTCGACCGACTGAGGTCTCCGGACGACCTGAAACAGTTGGAACTTTCCGAGCTGCAAGATCTTTGCGGAGAACTCCGGGAGTTTATCGTGGACTCGGTTTCCAAAACAGGGGGGCACCTTGCCCCGAATCTGGGAACCATCGAGTTGGCTGTAGCGATTCACTACGTATTTAACTCCCCCACGGACAAAATCATCTGGGATGTGGGCCACCAAGCGTACGCCCACAAGATCCTCACGAGTCGAAAAGACAGGTTTCACACACTTCGACAATATGGGGGGATCAGTGGTTTTCCCCGCAGAGAAGAGAGTCCCTACGATGCATTTAACACGGGACACAGCAGCACTTCCATCTCTGCCGGGCTCGGCATTGCCGTGGCGAAGGATTTCAAGAAAGAACTCGGCAAGGTTGTCGCGGTCATTGGCGACGGGGCAATGACGGCGGGACTGGCCTTCGAAGGGCTCAATAACGCGGGACATCTGGACAAGAACCTGATCGTTATCTTGAATGATAACGAAATGTCCATCTCCCCCAATGTGGGTGCGCTCTCCGCGTTCCTGAGTCATAGCCTTACCAGTAAGCGATACGTAAGGTTCAAGAAGGAAATGGGCAATATCCTCAAGACCATGCGCGGAATCGGTGAAAACATCATTACTCTGGTGAAAAAGACGGAGGAATCCTTCAAGAGCTTTTTCACGCCGGGCATGTTGTTCGAGGCGCTCCAGTTCGACTACGTGGGACCGATTCAGGGACATCGGTTGGATAAACTGATACCGTCGCTTCAAAAGGTGAGCGAGCTGGAAGGTCCTATTCTCATGCACGTTTTGACCACCAAGGGAAAGGGATACGAGCCCGCCGAATGCGATCCGACTCGATTTCACGGAGTGGGCTGTTTTGACGTGAACAGCGGAAAAAGTTCGTCGAAATCGACGAAATGCAAGGACTATACATCCGTGTTTGGTGAAACCATAACGAAGCTCGCCGAAAAGGACAAACGGATCTTTGCAATCACGGCCGCCATGCCCGAGGGCACCGGGCTGTCGTTGTTTGCGGAACGAATTCCCGAGCGTTTTTACGATGTGGGCATAGCCGAGCAACACGCGGTTACCTTCGCCGCCGGTCTGGCCACCGAAGGGCTGATACCGGTGGTGTCGATCTACTCCACCTTCATGCAGAGAGCTTACGATCAGGTCATCCATGACGTGTGCATTCCCGGGTTACATGTGGTATTTGCTATGGACCGGGGCGGCTTGGTGGGCCAGGACGGCGCCACTCATCAGGGAGGTTTCGACCTGAGTTTTATGCGATCGGTGCCGAACATGGTGGTCATGGCGCCTGCAGACGAGGATGAACTCCGGCGGA is part of the Deltaproteobacteria bacterium genome and encodes:
- a CDS encoding penicillin acylase family protein, whose product is MRRRITFIALGLVCLCLLIAGGGYLWIQYTLSRSLSRIDGEIVCAGLELPVEIIRDNYGIPHIYAQNESDLFLAMGYAMAQDRLWQMEFHRRLGSGRVSELFGEDFIGVDRYFRMLTAKGMKKEILPELVPLARSFASGANAYIDTHRDRLPPEFILLGYRPEPWMELDFLPILKVVNWALSSGWKVDLTASEVLDRVGKLKFEEAFPGWPDSAPLIVPDASIPLARLNRIHQKIMRSAQRLSGLSFSCASNNWAVSGRRSVTGKPLLANDTHLGLSNPSFWWEVHLECPTIHAAGFCVPGVPGVSAGHNRHVAWGITNVMVDDVDFYIEKIRPENPNQYWYIDHWEDMETVEEEIHVKGKSSERIKIRLTRHGPVINPAEPVEGEPVVSARWTFAERPQPFRAAYLLLKAESIHDIRKALAHWELPGLNFVFADDAGNIGYWCCAAIPRRPKGDGLLPVPGWSGEYEWEGFVPFEEKPHLINPAEGFIATANSKLTGKGYPYEISRYWEPSDRIYRIHDMIGGSKTLSVEDMKRMQMDAYSQVAKDVTPKLIQAVTAGLTSDKSQKAVKLLAEWDFVMSKESVGACLFEAILRNMLEKTFMDELGEPLFKDYLSTPGFPYRAMTAMIRNGASPWFDDAKTPQTETMDDIISAAAEQAFVELEGLVGDKVEDWSWGRIHTLTFEHVLGKKVLLDRFFNLGPFPVDGSNHTVDKKQYDNAHPYAAIHGVSQRMIVDLSNPETALHVLPTGESGHLGSPHYADQIDLYLKGGYHPAWTTRQDVESHSEARLSLKPASE
- a CDS encoding GNAT family N-acetyltransferase translates to MSSIEFADLSIRPLTDEDYPQVDLLFQEYPHKDFQLRQLNIPKRKMAEFLKTTLADPELESACLRQGQRLSGLISARSLPWMSEMFGARMFAIQHFLTRLDSVAYLKTMLRYLLDHMTTADFLDCRVANGDTNAIQALEDNGFRFVGNEVYLARSLIESPAPDEYGDNNCVSCPEQLQNQVIDLVRNTHFHNRFMYDPEVSEHDAAEIYKQYLSGFAFKKDFRSRIVLREGQVEGFILYRFNAAFSKAVGGNYASLDFIGVNPNNRSAGLGEELNKAALYDLAKAGATHVVVRTFGSNYPAVRICHKVGFKITSSDLHFHLWLRPKYDSRRNEKVGPSPASGLGELERKTSL
- a CDS encoding cupin domain-containing protein, coding for MNVTNLKHLEKLEMTLEGAKNVAKQVPISKDHGSPNFSLRVFTISPNGHTPFHSHPFEHLNYIIEGEGVIVSESGEERPVGKGDFALILPDEKHRYKNTSPTNAFVMICAVPKEYE
- a CDS encoding exodeoxyribonuclease VII large subunit — its product is MDCDPEPLETEVYTVTRLTREIKNLLESQFPLVWVEGEISNFRVPSSGHFYFVLKDKKAQIRAVMFHHQNQLLRFRPEDGMAVVCLGRLTLYEPRGEYQIILERLEPLGQGALQLAFEQLLKKLQEEGLFDESLKKPLPFLPRRVVVITSPTGAALRDFIHVMDRRYGAMEILIYPVRVQGAEAAGEIAEGLDLVNAQIDADVIVLTRGGGSLEDLWPFNEEVVARAIFRSRIPVLSAVGHEIDFTISDFVADKRAPTPSVAAEILSPLKTDLLAAIASHASALGRTLTNRLVLMRERLENLALRVADPRRQISEGRLRVDDFQDRLAFYQRSLLTSREHRLETAVQTLHGQRPLEKIERYGDRLIDIHRHLTFLQDRLLERCRKDVQRLTERLNGVNPLNVLERGYSITTRLPQNTVLVKAGDVKSGDKVRVRLHKGTIRCSVERVEDS
- a CDS encoding M23 family metallopeptidase, whose protein sequence is MSKKEMTAGPFAGYVGRIGGVLLAFAVLMTVLAASAGSNPSSPEIAWFPDTLYQGALMRLEVSFPHRAEGLSGDFLGRELHVYRDDDQANRWIGFIGIDIDQEPGPVYLTLRTKDDVFTSKVHILEKGYGVRRLEIKEKEPDPQTLERIREESELLEALWIRVDPTRFWRESFLRPIPGKLTGEFGVRTYINGNRRSPHSGVDFRAQKNENVICSNDGRVALVRDLYYSGISVFVDHGHSLYTMYFHLERPLVRQGDRIRRGEVVGKAGSTGRSTGVHLHWGARLNGARIDPLQLLDRSHMLSH
- a CDS encoding exodeoxyribonuclease VII small subunit, with protein sequence MGKPKKFEEALVELEEIVRKMEGAELSLDDSLEAFETGVGLARYCRQKLDEAERKVQILLQDEKGRLKPEPFEVDESESGHGK
- a CDS encoding polyprenyl synthetase family protein, which translates into the protein MDLKAYLEARRKRINETLEALLPPVDTLQKTVVEAMRYSLLAGGKRIRPVLCLAGAEAVGGDFDGILNFACAIEMIHAYSLIHDDLPAMDDDDFRRGQPTNHKKFGEAAAILAGDGLLTEAFAVMTRRFLYPGVDPWNLLEATQLLAQEAGFRGMVGGQVVDMEAEDTQPSLELVDFMHAAKTAALIRASVAGGAILAGGDRASVSALSEYGRYLGLAFQIRDDLLDVLGDSRELGKPVGSDEQRKKATYPAVLGIEESQRRERRTVELALNALSEMDARSDPLRAIAEYLLTRNK
- a CDS encoding 1-deoxy-D-xylulose-5-phosphate synthase encodes the protein MHILDRLRSPDDLKQLELSELQDLCGELREFIVDSVSKTGGHLAPNLGTIELAVAIHYVFNSPTDKIIWDVGHQAYAHKILTSRKDRFHTLRQYGGISGFPRREESPYDAFNTGHSSTSISAGLGIAVAKDFKKELGKVVAVIGDGAMTAGLAFEGLNNAGHLDKNLIVILNDNEMSISPNVGALSAFLSHSLTSKRYVRFKKEMGNILKTMRGIGENIITLVKKTEESFKSFFTPGMLFEALQFDYVGPIQGHRLDKLIPSLQKVSELEGPILMHVLTTKGKGYEPAECDPTRFHGVGCFDVNSGKSSSKSTKCKDYTSVFGETITKLAEKDKRIFAITAAMPEGTGLSLFAERIPERFYDVGIAEQHAVTFAAGLATEGLIPVVSIYSTFMQRAYDQVIHDVCIPGLHVVFAMDRGGLVGQDGATHQGGFDLSFMRSVPNMVVMAPADEDELRRMLLTAIRHNGPASLRYPRGAGEGLLLGDEISPVEIGRAKVLREPGEILIIAIGNRVYPSVRAAEKAEELGVRVGVVNARFAKPLDRETILQAVDKARSIITVEENALQGGFGSAVLELLSDQGVFKPFKRLGLPDRFIEHGTPEEQRRHVGIDEEGILKTIMEMSGMPHGKTEGG